A region of Cryptococcus decagattii chromosome 3, complete sequence DNA encodes the following proteins:
- a CDS encoding glucose-6-phosphate isomerase, whose product MDGKPATQYQAWKKLQSLHSSKADKLVLKDLFNADPKRFSNLSKTFSSSSPDVSLLLDYSKNLVDDEVLSTLFDLAREAKVETFRDEMFAGKHINTSEGRAVLHIALRNPPADKGGFKISEAGVDEVQAVLAHMKEFSDSVRSGAWKGYTGKAIDTVVNIGIGGSDLGPVMVCEALKHYSKRDLKTHFVSNIDGTDMAEVLKACNRETTLFIVASKTFTTQETITNAESAKEWFLEQAKDKAHVAKHFVALSTNTKGVTEFGIAESNMFQFWDWVGGRYSLWSAIGLSICLSIGFDNFQELLNGAHEMDKHFKSTKLEENLPVILALIGIWYNDFYGAQTQALLPYDQYLKKFADYFQQGDMESNGKSVTKDGSRVDYETGPIIWGQSGTNGQHAFYQLIHQGTKLIPCDFLAPVETLNPISGGKHHEILLSNFFAQPEALAFGKTEKQVIEELGPEQSKNSALVKSKIFEGNKPTNSIMFQKLTPGTLGALIALYEHKIHVQGAIWGINSYDQMGVELGKVLAKAILKQLGSESDVQGHDSSTTGLIHYYQKHRK is encoded by the exons ATGGACGGCAAGCCAGCTACTC AATACCAGGCCTGGAAGAAGCTCCAGTCCCTTCACAGCTCAAAGGCCGACAAGCTCGTCTTGAAGGACCTTTTCAATGCTGACCCCAAGCGTTTCTCCAACCTCTCAAAgaccttttcttcttcttcacctgatgtctctctccttctcgacTACTCCAAGAACCTTGTCGATGACGAGGtcctctccaccctctTTGACCTCGCCCGTGAGGCCAAGGTCGAGACTTTCCGTGACGAGATGTTTGCCGGCAAGCACATCAACACCTCTGAGGGCCGTGCCGTCTTGCACATTGCTCTCCGAAATCCCCCTGCTGACAAGGGTGGCTTCAAGATCTCTGAGGCCGGTGTTGACGAGGTCCAGGCGGTCCTTGCCCATATGAAGGAGTTCTCGGACTCTGTTCGCTCTGGCGCCTGGAAGGGTTACACCGGCAAGGCCATCGACACTGTCGTCAACATTGGTATTGGTGGTTCTGACCTTGGTCCCGTTATGGTCTGCGAGGCCCTCAAGCACTACAGCAAGAGGGACTTGAAGACCCACTTCGTCTCCAACATTGACGGTACTGACATGGCCGAGGTCCTCAAAGCATGCAACCGGGAGACCACCTTGTTCATCGTCGCTTCCAAGACCTTTACCACCCAGGAGACCATTACCAACGCCGAGAGTGCCAAGGAATGGTTCCTTGAACAAGCCAAGGAC AAAGCCCACGTCGCCAAGCACTTTGTTGCCCTTTCCACCAACACCAAGGGTGTGACCGAGTTCGGTATTGCCGAATCCAACATGTTCCAGTTCTGGGACTGGGTTGGTGGCCGATACTCTCTTTGGTCTGCCATCGGTCTCTCCATCTGCTTGTCTATCGGCTTTGACAACTTCCAGGAGTTGCTCAACGGTGCCCACGAGATGGACAAGCACTTCAAGTCCACCAAGCTCGAGGAGAACTTGCCCGTTATCCTTGCTTTGATTGGTATCTGGTACAATGACTTCTACG GTGCCCAAACCCAGGCTCTTTTGCCTTACGACCAATATCTCAAGAAGTTTGCCGACTACTTCCAGCAGGGTGACATGGAGTCCAACGGTAAGAGCGTCACCAAGGACGGCTCTCGAGTCGACTACGAGACTGGCCCTATCATCTGGGGTCAGAGCGGTACCAACGGCCAACACGCTTTCTACCAGTTGATCCACCAGGGTACCAAGCTCATTCCTTG TGACTTCCTTGCCCCTGTCGAGACTCTTAACCCCATCTCTGGCGGCAAGCACCATGaaatcctcctctccaacttCTTCGCTCAGCCAGA AGCCCTTGCGTTTGGTAAGACTGAGAAGCAAGTCATTGAGGAGCTCGGCCCCGAGCAATCCAAGAACTCCGCCCTCGTCAAATCCAAGATCTTCGAAGGCAACAAGCCCACCAACTCTATCATGTTCCAAAAACTCACTCCCGGTACCCTTGGTGCCCTTATCGCCCTCTACGAGCACAAGATCCACGTCCAAGGTGCTATCTGGGGTATCAACTCTTATGACCAGATGGGTGTCGAGCTTGGTAAGGTCTTGGCCAAGGCTATCTTGAAGCAGTTGGGTAGTGAAAGCGATGTTCAGGGTCACGACTCTTCTACTACCGGTCTCATCCACTACTACCAGAAGCACAGGAAGTAG